TGACGAACATGACCTGTGCCCCTTCCTTCAGTTGCAAATGTTCCTCGGTAGGAAAAGAATAAGCCGGGAACTCGCCTTCTATCTCCGCTGCAAAACTATACACTGTCCCGGGTAACGCATCCAGGTGAGAATTATTGATTTGTTGTGCCAGGTAGTTGTGCGTCGTAAGTGTGATATACTCTTCGTTATCGGCAGGACGGAAATCAGGGATATATCGTTTATTCAACTCGGCAAGAGACCGGGCATCCATTCTGTTTTCGCGTACCTTATTCAGCAAGTTGATAAAAGTACTGTCCGATTGGCGGTAAACATGCGTCAACTCGATACAATGATAAGAGCATTCTTTCAGGGCCTTGCTTTCAAAGAAAAAAGCAGAAGGATACTCCTCTTTCAACAGCATCCATTCTTCATCCTTTACTACAGGGGCTAATTGTTGCAAATCGCCGATTAAAAGTAATTGCACGCCCCCGAAAGGTTTATTTCTGTTCTTGTAACGCCGTAACACGTCACTGATGGCATCCAGCAAATCCGCCCGCACCATGCTTATTTCATCTATAACCAGCAAATCGAGGCTGCGGATAATATTCATTTTCTCTCTACTGAATTTGTTTATCTGCCCTTCTTTGGAAGAACCTGTGCCTCCCGGCAATGTGCCGGACGGAAGGTAGGGCCCGAAAGGTAACTGGAAAAAAGAATGGATAGTAACCCCGCCTGCGTTGATAGCTGCCACTCCGGTGGGAGCTACCACAATCATCCGTTTCGGAGATATCTCTTTTAACCGACGCAAAAAGGTAGTCTTTCCCGTCCCGGCTTTTCCGGTCAAAAATAAGTGAGAACCTGTATACTGGATGAAGTTAAAAGCAAGCTCGAGTTGCGGATTCGTTTCCATTTATTTACCTAATTAAGGTTTATATATTATTAAAGCCTCAAAGGTACGAAAATACTCCATAAGACCTGTGTATGAATATAAAAAGAAAGGAGAAGGAGCAACTTTTATTTTCCCTGTTTGTTTATCTTATATGTATACCAATTCATATATACCAGGTGCTATGAATAATGATCTCTATACCAAAACAGCATTTCACACCTCCTGTTTATTTACCAGGAATTATAGCACTTCCTTTTATTCGGCTACAGGTTTACTGGCTCCGCAAATACGGCAAGCCATCTACGGCATTTACGGCTTTGTACGTCTGGCGGATGAAATTGTAGACACTTTTTCCGGCTTTTCGCAACAAGAATTACTGGAACAACTGGAGGAAGAGTACCAGGAGGGACGGCGCACCGGATTAAGTCTTAATCCGGTAATACATGCATTTATTTGTGTGGTAAACCGATACCATATCGATGATTCGCTGGTACGTGCCTTTCTCGGAAGCATGCGTGCCGACCTTACGAAGAAGGTGTACCACACAGCCGAAGAAATAAACCGGTACATCTACGGCTCGGCGGATGTGGTAGGGCTGATGTGCCTGAAAGTATTTACCGATAACGATCCCGCTTTATACGAGCGGTTAAAGAAGTCCGCCATGAAGTTAGGCTCCGCTTTCCAAAAGATCAATTTCCTGCGTGACTTAAAAAACGACACGGAAATACTGGATCGTTCCTATTTCCCCGGCGTTACCCGGCAAAGTTTCTGCGAACGTGATAAACGGCATATCATTGCCGGCATAGAAGACGACTTATCCGAAGCCTATACAGGCCTCCGCCAACTACCTACGTCTTCCCGGCTGGGCGTATATCTTGCCTACGTTTACTATTCTAAGCTGTTGGAGAAGATTAAAAAAACACCTGCGCATACCCTGATTAACAAACGTATCCGGGTATCGGACTTCAATAAGATGCTTTTATTTACCCGTAGTTTTTTACTGAATAAAGTCAATTTATTATGAGCTTATACAAATCCGTCCCGGAAGAAGTGGTTCTTATCAACGAGCATGATGAGGTGCTGGGGACGATGGAAAAAATGGAAGCCCATCGCCGTGCTCTGCTGCACCGCGCCGTGTCGGTATTTCTTGTCAACAGCCAAGGCCAGTGGTTGCTCCAACGCCGGAATAGGCAAAAGTACCATTCGGGAGGGTTGTGGACCAATACCTGCTGTACGCATCCTTTTCCGGGAGAAAGTTACGAATCGGCTGCACATCGCCGTTTGAAAGAAGAAATGGGGCTAAGTTGCCCATCGCTCTCTCCCCTCTTCCGTTTTATTTATAAGGCAGAATTAGATAACGAACTGACGGAACATGAATTGGACCATATCTTCGTAGGGTATACCGATACCTTGCCGGAAGTCAACCCGCAGGAGGTCGAAGAATGGCATTATATTCCTTTTCCGGAGCTAAAACGGAAAGTCTCCCGGCAACCGGAATCTTATACGGTATGGTTCCGGAATATTTACCAAGAAGTAGAAAAATATCTTACCAAAGAACAACTCTATGACAAGGATTGAATTTATAGGAAAACGGAGCGTGCAGGTAATCACGCTTGCCTGCGTAGCCTTCTTTATTTACATCATGGGCTGCATCTTGTTGCTGGACCCGAAGACGCACAATGAGGCGTTGCGTTTTACACCCGTTGCCTTGCTCACCAGCACGATTATATTGCTTTTCTTCTCCGAAACCCGGTTTACTGCTCGCAAGATACTGGTCTTTGCAGGGATTGTGTTATTAGGATACATCATCGAAGTAGCCGGCATACAAACGGGGCTTATCTTCGGGCAATATGTATATGGCGAAAGCTTGGGGTATAAAGTTTTCGGCACACCTCTGCTAATCGGCATCAACTGGTTGTTCGTCACCTATGCGGCAGCTTGCACGGCAACTTTGCTCACCCGGTCGGATACGCTTAAAATGGTGTATGCCGTTTTGATTATGCTGATTTACGACGTATTTCTTGAAATGGCTGCTCCTAAAATGGATATGTGGCATTGGGAAGGGGAAGTAATCCCTATGCAAAACTATGTGGTATGGGGCATTATGGCCGTACTTTTCTTATGGCTGATCCGCCGGAACCGGATCGTTACAGTAAACGTGATGGCGA
The genomic region above belongs to Parabacteroides pacaensis and contains:
- a CDS encoding phytoene/squalene synthase family protein → MNNDLYTKTAFHTSCLFTRNYSTSFYSATGLLAPQIRQAIYGIYGFVRLADEIVDTFSGFSQQELLEQLEEEYQEGRRTGLSLNPVIHAFICVVNRYHIDDSLVRAFLGSMRADLTKKVYHTAEEINRYIYGSADVVGLMCLKVFTDNDPALYERLKKSAMKLGSAFQKINFLRDLKNDTEILDRSYFPGVTRQSFCERDKRHIIAGIEDDLSEAYTGLRQLPTSSRLGVYLAYVYYSKLLEKIKKTPAHTLINKRIRVSDFNKMLLFTRSFLLNKVNLL
- the idi gene encoding isopentenyl-diphosphate Delta-isomerase, which gives rise to MSLYKSVPEEVVLINEHDEVLGTMEKMEAHRRALLHRAVSVFLVNSQGQWLLQRRNRQKYHSGGLWTNTCCTHPFPGESYESAAHRRLKEEMGLSCPSLSPLFRFIYKAELDNELTEHELDHIFVGYTDTLPEVNPQEVEEWHYIPFPELKRKVSRQPESYTVWFRNIYQEVEKYLTKEQLYDKD
- a CDS encoding carotenoid biosynthesis protein, with the protein product MTRIEFIGKRSVQVITLACVAFFIYIMGCILLLDPKTHNEALRFTPVALLTSTIILLFFSETRFTARKILVFAGIVLLGYIIEVAGIQTGLIFGQYVYGESLGYKVFGTPLLIGINWLFVTYAAACTATLLTRSDTLKMVYAVLIMLIYDVFLEMAAPKMDMWHWEGEVIPMQNYVVWGIMAVLFLWLIRRNRIVTVNVMAMPLLMMQIFMFIVIAAYAQA